One Microplitis mediator isolate UGA2020A chromosome 3, iyMicMedi2.1, whole genome shotgun sequence DNA segment encodes these proteins:
- the LOC130664809 gene encoding protein tolkin-like isoform X1, which produces MHYPPAEITNAGNINVIVPKKKVDGRTPEIGQRKGISRGDIAATNLLYNCPRCGGTLLEAKGIFSPPSKLNDSEVDFEYCQWTIRAAQGERIKLVIALLDIRKTPNCSTDYLEIRNGYQADSTALGRYCEDVGSATIIASNFVTVKFARSQLENNRPGFILEYEAICGGDIHLESNDTYYLESPNYPESYKPYKQCHWNIKAPYKHYIVIEFDYFELEESKGCKNDFVKVQEGRNENAPIIGKYCGKNDYLEVASRMKRIFLTFVTDGSKEAGGFSAAISTKLIDNNDPTS; this is translated from the exons ATGCATTACCCACCAGCCGAAATAACGAACGCCGGAAATATCAATGTCATTgtaccgaaaaaaaaagttgatgggCGAACACCGGAAATTGGTCAAAGAAAAGGAATCAGTCGAGGTGATATTGCTGCAACAAATTTACTGTACAATTGTCCAA GATGTGGAGGTACATTATTAGAAGCTAAGGGCATTTTCAGTCCACCATCAAAACTAAATGATTCGGAGGTAGATTTCGAATATTGTCAGTGGACAATCAGGGCTGCTCAAGGCGAAAGAATTAAACTCGTCATCGCACTATTAGATATTCGCAAAACTCCTAATTGTTCTACTGATTATTTGGAGATTCGGAATGGCTACCAGGCTGATAGTACTGCCTTAG GTCGCTACTGTGAAGATGTTGGATCGGCCACTATAATTGCGAGTAATTTTGTAACCGTAAAATTCGCGAGATCTCAATTAGAAAACAATCGTCCGGGGTTTATATTGGAATACGAGGCTATTTGCGGCGGTGATATTCATTTAGAAAGTAATGATACTTATTACTTAGAATCACCAAATTACCCAGAGTCCTACAAACCGTATAAACAGTGCCATTGGAACATCAAGGCTCCTTACAAGCATTATATAGTAATTGAATTTGATTACTTTGAACTTGAAGAAAGTAAAGGttgtaaaaatgattttgtaaAAGTACAAGAGGGTAGAAATGAAAATGCGCCAATTATTGGAAAGTACTGCGGTAAAAACGACTACTTGGAAGTAGCTTCTCGGATGAAAAGAATTTTTCTGACGTTTGTTACCGATGGATCGAAAGAAGCGGGAGGTTTTTCCGCTGCCATTTCTACAAAACtcattgataataatgatccaacttcttaa
- the LOC130664809 gene encoding dorsal-ventral patterning protein tolloid-like isoform X2 has product MHYPPAEITNAGNINVIVPKKKVDGRTPEIGQRKGISRGCGGTLLEAKGIFSPPSKLNDSEVDFEYCQWTIRAAQGERIKLVIALLDIRKTPNCSTDYLEIRNGYQADSTALGRYCEDVGSATIIASNFVTVKFARSQLENNRPGFILEYEAICGGDIHLESNDTYYLESPNYPESYKPYKQCHWNIKAPYKHYIVIEFDYFELEESKGCKNDFVKVQEGRNENAPIIGKYCGKNDYLEVASRMKRIFLTFVTDGSKEAGGFSAAISTKLIDNNDPTS; this is encoded by the exons ATGCATTACCCACCAGCCGAAATAACGAACGCCGGAAATATCAATGTCATTgtaccgaaaaaaaaagttgatgggCGAACACCGGAAATTGGTCAAAGAAAAGGAATCAGTCGAG GATGTGGAGGTACATTATTAGAAGCTAAGGGCATTTTCAGTCCACCATCAAAACTAAATGATTCGGAGGTAGATTTCGAATATTGTCAGTGGACAATCAGGGCTGCTCAAGGCGAAAGAATTAAACTCGTCATCGCACTATTAGATATTCGCAAAACTCCTAATTGTTCTACTGATTATTTGGAGATTCGGAATGGCTACCAGGCTGATAGTACTGCCTTAG GTCGCTACTGTGAAGATGTTGGATCGGCCACTATAATTGCGAGTAATTTTGTAACCGTAAAATTCGCGAGATCTCAATTAGAAAACAATCGTCCGGGGTTTATATTGGAATACGAGGCTATTTGCGGCGGTGATATTCATTTAGAAAGTAATGATACTTATTACTTAGAATCACCAAATTACCCAGAGTCCTACAAACCGTATAAACAGTGCCATTGGAACATCAAGGCTCCTTACAAGCATTATATAGTAATTGAATTTGATTACTTTGAACTTGAAGAAAGTAAAGGttgtaaaaatgattttgtaaAAGTACAAGAGGGTAGAAATGAAAATGCGCCAATTATTGGAAAGTACTGCGGTAAAAACGACTACTTGGAAGTAGCTTCTCGGATGAAAAGAATTTTTCTGACGTTTGTTACCGATGGATCGAAAGAAGCGGGAGGTTTTTCCGCTGCCATTTCTACAAAACtcattgataataatgatccaacttcttaa